The following are encoded in a window of Verrucomicrobiia bacterium genomic DNA:
- a CDS encoding SDR family oxidoreductase — translation MAKKTGPKEQTLPPQTQSRRPGRETEMSPRPKVTPPDYRGAGKLKGKVALITGGDSGIGRAVSVLFAREGADVCVTYLNEHEDARETKRLVEAEGKKCHLIAGDIGWESTCQKMVDETVATLGGLNILVNNAAEQHPQKSIEDISREQLERTFRTNIFAMFFMVKAALKHLKPGSAIINTTSVTAYRGSSHLLDYSSTKGAIVSFTRSLSEALAEKGIRVNAVAPGPIWTPLIPSTFPAEKVEKFGSDVPLKRPGQPMEVAPAFVYLASADSSFMTGQVLHPNGGEVING, via the coding sequence ATGGCGAAAAAAACAGGGCCGAAGGAACAGACGCTTCCACCGCAGACGCAATCTCGCAGGCCAGGGCGCGAGACAGAAATGTCCCCGCGGCCGAAGGTGACGCCTCCTGACTATCGCGGAGCGGGCAAGCTCAAGGGCAAGGTTGCTCTTATCACAGGAGGTGACAGCGGCATCGGGCGCGCCGTTTCCGTACTGTTTGCGCGCGAGGGAGCTGACGTTTGTGTCACGTACCTGAACGAACACGAGGACGCGCGCGAGACCAAGCGCCTCGTCGAAGCGGAAGGGAAGAAATGTCACTTGATCGCTGGGGACATTGGGTGGGAATCCACGTGCCAGAAGATGGTCGATGAGACTGTCGCAACCCTCGGGGGACTGAACATTCTGGTAAACAACGCCGCTGAACAGCATCCGCAGAAGAGTATCGAGGACATCAGCCGCGAACAATTGGAGCGGACATTCCGGACGAACATCTTCGCGATGTTCTTCATGGTGAAAGCGGCCCTCAAACATCTCAAGCCAGGCTCCGCGATCATCAACACCACGTCGGTCACCGCGTATCGCGGCAGCAGCCATCTGCTGGATTATTCATCCACCAAGGGCGCTATTGTGAGTTTCACGCGATCGCTGTCGGAGGCGCTTGCGGAAAAAGGGATTCGCGTGAACGCCGTCGCGCCAGGTCCCATTTGGACGCCCCTGATTCCGTCGACTTTTCCCGCCGAGAAAGTGGAGAAGTTCGGTTCCGATGTGCCACTGAAACGTCCCGGGCAGCCAATGGAAGTGGCGCCCGCGTTCGTGTATCTCGCATCGGCCGATTCATCATTTATGACGGGCCAGGTCCTTCACCCCAACGGCGGCGAAGTCATCAATGGCTAA